The proteins below are encoded in one region of Manis pentadactyla isolate mManPen7 chromosome 2, mManPen7.hap1, whole genome shotgun sequence:
- the LOC130682655 gene encoding LOW QUALITY PROTEIN: uncharacterized protein LOC130682655 (The sequence of the model RefSeq protein was modified relative to this genomic sequence to represent the inferred CDS: substituted 1 base at 1 genomic stop codon) — translation MGRRRRGDDEEKEKPCLKEHQIEEIAERQSSRSRKGIETAVGRPPAPSAPAPSAPAPPAQVPPAPAPPQLQAPGQWDRLRDRPRELDAAEGPQWTRRIFFPSDLMGHQSSQPLFAFEWKDPSTGTTGQLTWTRLPQGFKNSPTLFDEALHQDLAFYRASNPQVTLLQYVDDLLIATPTQRTCQKATGALLAELAKLGYRVSAKKAQICQQQVTYLGYSLRNGKRWLTEARKQTVTQIPVPTTARQVREFLGTAGFCRLWIPGYASLAAPLYPLTKGAAPFVWGSEQQQAFDDIKKALLSAPALALPDITKPFILFVDERNGVARGVLTQQXGPWKRPVAYLSKKLDPVSSGWPTCLRVVAAVALLVKDSDKLTLGQKLTVVAPHALESIIRQPPERWMSNARMTHYQTLLLNRDRVEFAPPAILNPATLLPNVGKEVLHTCQEILAEETGTRRDLRDQPLEGPGLLTWYTDRSSYIMGGKRMAGAAVVDDDRIVWASGLPTGTSAQRAELVALTQALKMAEGKRLNVYTDSHYAFATAHIHGAIYRQRGLLTSAGKDVKNKQEILDLLEAIHRPREVAIIHCPGHQKSDSPIAQGNRRADQAAKQAAQGTNILPLQVYPEATCSKNFQYTPEDLARMDKLGIQKSPPLGMYKSEDGKIILPQKKAGEYLRQLHQLTHLGANNLKTLVRDSPYHVIGLGKLADEVVRNCVPCQLVNVNKHQVICGKRLRGDRPGAYWEVDFTEIKPAKYGYKYLLVFLDTFSGWTEAFPTKTETAQMVSKKILEEIFPRFGIPKVIGSDNGPAFVAQVSQGLAKILGTDWKLHCAYRPQSSGQVERMNRTLKETLTKLSIETGLCDWMIVSLMILMAQLLPTLQDPNPHEPRPLTWQVCSQTGETVWSISKVAPLKTWWPSLHPDVCALVAGIGGWDIPELSWKQANRVRPTTSAYYVGGKQAQSQSGFWSFGCKNPAARQQIKTTTFYVCPRDGRTYQQTQQCGDLQSFYCNSWGCETTGNVYWNPVSDWDLLKVAQNRTSPDCEWTGLCIPLNITFSDKGRQYDGGSLDDSGDLDIINLDMIRASYLLSDSKLRPFQLPQ, via the exons TCGTCCCGATCCCGTAAAGGGATcgagactgcggtcggtagac ccccggcGCCTTCAGCCCCGGCGCCCTCAGCCCCGGCACCTCCAGCCcaggtgcccccagccccagcgcccCCACAGCTTCAGGCACCGGGGCAATGGGACCGCctccgggaccggcccagggaactcgacGCCGCCGAGGGGCCGCAGTGGACCCGCCGGATATTTTTCCCCTCCgatcttatggg gcaccagagcagccaaccgctgtttgcttttgaatggaaagatccctccacaggaactactggacaattgacctggactcgtttgccacaaggatttaagaactcgcccaccctcttcgacgAGGCTCTACATCaagacttggctttctaccgagcttctaacccacaggtaactttgttacaatatgttgatgacttattgattgCCACCCCTACTCAGAGAACCTGCCAAAAGGCCACTGGAGCCCTTTTGGCTGAGCTTGCCAAACTGGGGTACAGGGTATccgctaagaaggcacagatctgccaacaacaagtgacttatttggGATACTCCCTAAGAaatgggaaaaggtggcttactgaagcccgaaagcagactgtgacgcagattccggttcCCACTACtgcacgccaggttcgcgagtttctggggacagcagggttttgtagactatggatacccggatatgcttcttTGGCTGCCCCTCTGTATCCCCTCACTAAAGgagcagccccgtttgtttggggatctgaacaacaacaggcctttgatgatatcaaaaagGCCCTCCTCTCGGCACCCGCTCTGGCATTGCCAGACATAACTAAGCCATTTATCCTTTTCGTGGATGAACGGaacggagtagctcgaggagtatTGACCCAACAATgaggaccttggaagagacctgtcgcctatttgtctaaaaaattagaccccgtgagtagtggatggcccacttgtttgagagtagtggcagctgtggccctcttagttaaagattctgacaagctaacgctgggacaaaaactcactgtggttgctcctCATGCGCTGGAAAGCATAATTCgacaaccacccgaaagatggatgtcaaatgccagaatgactcactatcaaaccttactcctgaatcgtgatcgtgtggaatttgccccgcCTGCCATCCTAAACCCGGCTACTCTGCTCCCCAATGTGGGAAAAGAagtgcttcatacctgccaggaaatcctggctgaggagacggggacccGTCGGGACTTACGAGATCAGCCCTTAGAAGGGCCGGGGCTCCTGACCTGGTACACAGACAGGAGCAGTTACATCATGGGAGGTAAGAggatggcaggagctgcagtagtagatgatgacCGAATTGTGTGGGCCAGCGGActcccaacgggcacttctgcgcaGCGAGCAGAACTCGTCGCCCTGACTCAGgctttaaagatggcagaaggtaagagacttaatgTCTATACTGACAGCCATTACGCTTTTGCCACTGCTCATATACACGGGGCtatatatagacagagagggctgctgacttctgccgggaaagatgttaagaataaacaagaaatcttagatctgttagaagccatccatagacctagagaagtagcaataatacattgtcctgggcatcaaaaaagtgactctccaaTAGCTCAAGGAAATAGGAGGGCGGACCAAgccgcaaaacaagcagcccagggaacgaACATCTTACCCCTCCAGGTGTACCCGGAAGCCACATGTAGTAAGAACTTTCAGTATACCCCCGAGGATCTTGCTCGGATGGACAAGTTGGGGATCCAAAaatccccaccccttggaatgtataagtcagaagatgggaaaattatcctgccccagaaaaaggcaggagaatacttaaggcaattacatCAGTTGACACATTTGGGGGCCAATAATCTAAAAACCCTGGTTCGAGATTCCCCTTATCATGTCATCGGTTTGGGAAAATTGGcagacgaggttgtaagaaattgtgttccttgccaattagtaaatgtgaacaAACATCAAGTAATATGCGGAAAGAGGCTTCGAGGAGATCGGCCAGGAgcctactgggaagttgacttcactgaaattaagcctgctaagtatggatataaatacctcctagttttcctagacaccttttcaggatggacagaggcgttccccaccaaaactgagacagctcagatggtgtccaagaagatccttgaagaaatatttcccaggttcgggatcccaaaggtaatcggctctgaCAACggtcctgcctttgttgcccaggtaagtcagggattggccaagatcctgGGGACAGATTGGAAATTGCACTGTGCATATagaccccagagctcaggacaggtagaaaggatgaatagaactctaaaagagaccctgactaaattatccatagagactggtttatgtgaTTG GATGATTGTGTCACTGATGATTCTGATGGCCCAGTTACTCCCCACTCTTCAGGACCCCAACCCCCACGAACCTAGACCACTGACATGGCAGGTCTGTTCCCAAACTGGGGAGACAGTATGGTCCATTTCTAAGGTTGCTCCTCTTAAAACCTGGTGGCCatccctgcaccctgatgtttgcgcCTTAGTCGCTGGAATAGGAGGATGGGATATACCCGAGCTTAGCTGGAAGCAGGCAAACAGGGTCAGACCCACGACTTCGGCGTATTACGTCGGAGGAAAACAAGCACAGAGCCAGAGTGGCTTTTGGAGCTTTGGGTGCAAAAATCCGGCCGCACGCCAGCAGATAAAGACCActactttctatgtctgcccccgtgacggACGGACCTACCAACAAACCCAACAATGTGGGGACTTGCAATCTTTTTATTGTAACTCTTGGGGTTGTGAGACTACGGGTAACGTTTATTGGAATCCTGTGTCTGACTGGGACCTCCTTAAAGTAGCCCAGAACCGCACATCCCCCGACTGTGAATGGACAGGACTATGCATCCCCTTAAATATCACATTCAGTGATAAGGGACGCCAGTACGATGGGGGATCACTGGACGACAGTGGGGACTTAGATATTATAAATCTGGATATGATAAGGGCCTCGTATTTACTGTCAGACTCAAAgttgagacccttccagctgccccaatag